The Setaria italica strain Yugu1 chromosome VIII, Setaria_italica_v2.0, whole genome shotgun sequence genome includes the window CCTcaggggctatcaggggctccggcccaagccacTTGACACCCTCTCAAAAACGCTTTCTCTTTCCGAGCCGACCCTCTTTCTGAACCTTCgggcatgaaaaggagagagtgcatgAACGGcgttcaggcaagactgatcggattgcgaaaaacctacgccccaacGGCTatggtgccttcgctcatcaacgCTTACTGACACGCCTGACAACgtgctctaaactttccaagtctaaaaaacaagaaagaggatcggaAACTTTTTTACGAcaagttatagaaaaggcccctatggccatcacaaaaaGCAAGTCTTTCACTAATGTATTTacatcttgggcgccagcccgatacagctaactcgtccaGGGATCTTCGGGCGGGACAGCCTCATCCTCAAGGAGCCTCGCCAAGGCCTCCGTCGGGTTGAACACCGACGCATCGATCTCCtccagctcagcctcggagtagccagcagcgtaccccccgctcatcccggcgaagttgatgctggAGTAGtaggagccgaagaccccgaaggctcacCTCACGCTGGTGTGGAGTGCTTCCATGGCGATCTCGCGGGCCCGGCGGTacatcccgaggacacgagccatcagcgagctcgtcccctccccctagACCACGCTGAGGCCGTCGCAGACGATGCGGACCGCATCCTgcaggttgccgtgctcagCGCGCTCCGCGTCAAGCACATCCCTCGGCCGGGCGATTTCGTCTGCAAGGACCACCCGGAAGGACCCACCAAATCAGAAACCACCGCAACTCCACAGagacaaagaaacaaaaagaagtcttaccctcggactgtgccttcagctcacgctcccggtcgacCCCTTGGGCCACAGCGGTctggagcccctgcacttgcgctTGGAGCTGGCCGACCtccgcgccaagctcggccGCCACTTTCTCAGCCTCGTCCTTCTAGGCCGCCTCGAAGTCCCGCTCCTGCCAGGCCTTTTGCCGCTCGCACTAGATGCGCTcaacggttttctgaagggcaTCAAGATCTCCCCTCAGCCGCgcaagctcctcggcatcaaggcagGCCCTCTCAGCAACAGCGGCCTGGAGCTCCTCATGGTCGAGGTGAGCCTTATCGACGACGGCTTGGAACTTGGCCTCCGCCTGCCGCGCATCCTCCTGCGCCACTTGCTCGTGCCTCTGCAGATCGTCGATgacctgctgggcggcggcaacTTGCATGGTCAGCTCCCTGGTCCATtgcctctccaagttgaagcgctcccagagcccccgctccagctggaggaaatcggatttcccccgactgcattcttggagagcctgcaaaacaATATGCCATCAGGGGTGGAGCAACGGAGAGGAAACAACCACCAACGGAGAAGGTACCGTACCTAGCCACCGGGGAGGACGACGCCATCCAACTCCCCCAATGTCGAGGATAGAGCCGCGCGGACGTTAGCGAGGCCGCCCTGCatcgcctgccacttgccccatTCCGTAGCGTCATCCAATGTGAAAAGGGGCCTCTGTGGGTCGTCACGAGATGACCAACGcaggacggaccctctccacgccttgggaacggGAGTAGCCGAGGCAGAGGCGGGAGCCAACCCTGACGCCACCGTCAAAACGGGCACCACCATCCTGGAAGCCGCTAGGCTCACCGACGGTCCCGGCGCATGCGCCCCTGCCCCCGTCGAGGCTGTCGCAGGCTCGCCCGTCGGCGCCACCACCTCCGACGCGGGCACCAGAGCGAGTGTCcccatggccgcctcgccctctATCGCGACCACCGAGGCAGGCGTCTCCGCCCCTGTCGGGCCTCCGGAGCaggcacctccacctccgccgcagTGCCACCTCCGCCATGGCTTCCCGGGCGGAAGTCCCTGTCTCCGTCGCCACCGACTCCTCCATCGCATCCGCCGGGGTGGGCGTCCCAgcctccgccactgccgccatccccgccgtggccgtggggGGCAAGCTCTCCTTcctccgtcgccaccgccgtccccgtcgcgACCGCTGGGACATCCATCCCCGTCTCCACCGCCGACGTTCGCTCCGCCTCATCGGcatcgaggtcgatcacctcctcgGCCTGAGGGCCCTAGGGAGCGACACTCTGCACTGTGGGGTCGGCCGAGgaagcggaaggcggcggcACCACTCCACCGGTCGCTGCCACGGGGGCCACTTCCGCGGTGGGACCCGCGACctcaccaggaaccccgccgctcgccgcgggcggggccgCGGTCCACTCCGCCGGGGCGGACAacacccgcagcgccttcttgggcgccaacTGCGGAACGAGGCCTCGAGGGGCGGcgctgcaaaacaatcaacaaaCATTAGCGGTAACAACAATGTATGGAAAGGAGCGAGGTTCGCAAGAAAATTCAACTCACGTTCCCCCAGCGCAAGGACGGCgtgcgcgcttcgcctccgagccggacgccgaccccgagGCATCCAGAAACAGTCGCTTGTCGCCGCTCCTCTTCTCCTGGGCCGCAGGCGCGGGGACGGGGGAGGGCTCTGTAGACCCCAGGGGAGCGCTTCGTGCCGACCCCTAAGAGGcgctccgcgccgacccctggggcatgGTCCTAGAGCTTTGCGGGACCAAGTCccgggcggacggtccgcccgCTTCATCCCTCATGGCCATTTGGGAGTGCGTCTCCCGAATAACGAGCTCGCTCGACCGGGGGGATAGGACaaggtcctcctcctcctcgtcatcctcctcttcctcctcatcgtcatcgtcatcatcatcgtcgtcgtctgacacgaccggtcctcatcgccgccgctggaactccttggcagccctcttcttcttcttcatcgtctcCTTATCCTTGCGGCACTTTTGCTTCTTAGCAAGGAGACGGTTCTGCAGCCGCCActcggcatcctccggcaccggcgggcgcgagtcCACGACCTGGGTCATGATGCCCTGCAAACGCAAAAAAGCATCGTGTCAAAGCGGCGAACCAAGAAACACGAAAAAAGAAGGTTGGCGCACCAAATCCTTACCAGATCGATGAAGTTCTCATCTGGGCACATCGGAGGGTGTccgggcaccgggtagtcggcgtcgttgtcctccagcgcctcccgaaccTGCTGCTAGATCTCGGAGGCAGTGAGCGCACCCGTCATGAGGACGGTGCCCTTGGTCGGCGCACCGGGGGTCATGTCGGCGAGCGAGcagacccggagcatcagcagcgccacccgccgggtgtggtacgccccgatgactcCGGCTCCGATCAACCCCCTCcccttcaggtgctcgatggcctgcagcagaccgttgatccgcttcttctccttatcAACCGggccgtacgcccacaccttCGGCGCTGCCTCGATAATatggccggtgaactccggcaggggggagttcaagtagttcttcacgtagaaccactgctggtgccaccccttgtgggacgtcgcggtcttcatcgccatgtactccttggcacgggtatggcggaggtggattctgGCGCACCCTATCAGCACTGGGGtcgaccgctgctggcttccCCTCTTCTCGGCCTTCTGATATaggctgaccgtgaagaagtacttccacagcgagaagttgggctcaatgcccaggaaccccttgCACAACAtgacgaacgccgcgatgtgctggatcccattggggttgaggtgctgcagctcaagcccgtagtagtgcaagagcccgcggaagaagaggctcggcggagtcgcgaaccccctctcgtggaagtgggcaaAAGATACGACATGGCCGGCGGGCAGATtcggcacctcctccatctcagGGAACCTCCACTCATCCCTCTCCGTCCTCtcacagaggaggcccttcttcaTGAGGCCATCGGCGCGCGAGGAGCTGAAGTTGGAACgcgcccaggatcccatcgccggaggGAGAAGAACTCGATGGGGAATGGGGAGAAAGGGTGCGGCGCtgggtggaggaagaggaagcggGTGCAGAGGAGCTGAGGGCGTGCAAGGAGACGAAAAGGCTTGAAGGCAGATGGCGGGCGGAACCAGCAAGGTGAAGTCCtcgttttatagggaaggcgcgAGGGAAGCAGAACAGACGCCCTTATCGCAATAAATGCGGCGCTAGGTACACCCCCGTCACGCCCGCTCCCTTTTCGG containing:
- the LOC101764294 gene encoding glycine-rich RNA-binding protein 1-like, yielding MAAVAEAGTPTPADAMEESVATETGTSAREAMAEVALRRRWRCLLRRPDRGGDACLGGRDRGRGGHGDTRSGARVGGGGADGRACDSLDGGRGACAGTVGEPSGFQDGGARFDGGVRVGSRLCLGYSRSQGVERVRPALVIS